Below is a genomic region from Bacillus mycoides.
CTAACAATTCCTGCACATCCATGTAACGTTTCTTATTTTTCGACCCGGGAATATTACTATGCGCAAGTTCATCCACAACAACAATTTGTGGTGCCCGCTTTATAATTTCTTCTACATCAAGTTCATAAAATACTTTCCCTTTATAATCTATTTCTTTTAAAGGAACTTTTTCTAAATCAGCAATTGCTTCTTCCGTCTCTTTTCTACCGTGTGTTTCAATTAAACCAACTACAATATCAATACCGTCTTTTTTCATCTCTCTTGCATCAAATAGCATTTTATAACTTTTCCCAACTCCAGGTGCAGCCCCTACGTATAGCTTTAACTTTCCGCGATTTTGCTGCCGAATATATTCTAAATACTCTTCTGGCGTTCGCCTTTGAAACGTCGGTTTATAGTCATCCGCATACAAAACACTCACAACCTTTCTTTCGAAACAACGCTACCTCAATCCGTTAGATTGAGGTAGCACTGTTACTATTTCATTAGTTTCTGTAATTCTAAATTTAACTTTAAGACGTTCACGCGATCTTCTCCAAACAAGCCAAGCGCTGCACCTTCCGTTTGATCCTTAATCAATTGATCTAGCTTTTCTTTCGGAATATTCGTTAATTTCGAGATGCGATCTACCTGTACAGAAGCCGCCTTCGGACTAATGTCAGGATCAAGCCCTGAACCTGAATTCGTCACTAAATCTATTGGTACTTCTGTAACTGGAATGGCCCGGTTTTGTTTCTTCCAGTCATCAATACTTTTCTCAACTCGTTTTGCTAAATCTGGATTAGACGGTGCATAGTTATTTGAACCAGATGCTTCTGCTTTATATTCTATACTAGAGACACGTCCATGAAAATAACGTGGATCTGTGAAATTTTGACCGATTAATTTTGAACCAACTACTTCATCTTTATCATTATATATAAGACTTCCATCCGCATTATCCTTCATTACCGCTTGCGCAATACCAGTTACAATAAGTGGGTATACGAGGCCGCACAAAACTAGAAATGTAAAAGTAATACGAATAATTGGTGAAAGTATACTTTGTTTTTTCGCCATCTTTTTTCCCCTCTTCCTTATATGAACAAGCCGACAATCATATCAATTACTTTAATTCCAATGAATGGAACGATAACTCCACCAAGCCCATAAATGAGTAAGTTTCGGCTAAGCAATGCATTAGAACTCATCGGTTTATACGCAATACCTTTCATCGCTAACGGAATTAGTAGTGGAATAATAACTGCATTAAATATTAATGCTGATAAAATCGCTGAAAGTGGCGATGTTAATTTCATAATGTTCAATGCTTCCATTTGCGGAATTGCTAATGTAAACATCGCTGGAATGATTGCAAAGTATTTTGCTATATCGTTTGCAATACTAAACGTTGTTAACGCACCACGCGTCATTAACAATTGCTTACCAATTCCTACAACCTCAATGATTTTTGTTGGATTCGAATCTAGATCAATCATATTCGCTGCTTCTTTCGCAGCTGTCGTACCACTATTCATCGCTAATCCAACATCCGCCTGCGCTAATGCCGGGGCATCATTTGTACCATCACCTGTCATCGCTACAAGTTTCCCTTTGTCTTGCTCTGCTTTAATAACCGCAATTTTATCTTCTGGTTTACACTCAGCAACGAATTCATCTACTCCTGCTTCCTTTGCAATTGTTGCTGCTGTTAACGGATTATCACCTGTACACATAACCGTTTTAATCCCCATTTGGCGCAATTGTTCAAAACGTTCACGCATACCAGGTTTCACTGTATCCTTTAAATATATTAAACCGTAAATACGATTGTCTACTGCAACTACAAGTGGTGTTCCGCCTTCTTTTGAAATCAAATCTGCTTTTTGATTCACATCTTTTGGAATCATCCCGCCTTGCGATTGAACCCATTCAATCACGGCACCAACAGCACCTTTTCTCACTTTCGTTCCATCCTGTAAATCAACACCGCTCATTCTTGTTTCTGCTTTAAATGGA
It encodes:
- the kdpC gene encoding K(+)-transporting ATPase subunit C codes for the protein MAKKQSILSPIIRITFTFLVLCGLVYPLIVTGIAQAVMKDNADGSLIYNDKDEVVGSKLIGQNFTDPRYFHGRVSSIEYKAEASGSNNYAPSNPDLAKRVEKSIDDWKKQNRAIPVTEVPIDLVTNSGSGLDPDISPKAASVQVDRISKLTNIPKEKLDQLIKDQTEGAALGLFGEDRVNVLKLNLELQKLMK